One Rosa chinensis cultivar Old Blush chromosome 5, RchiOBHm-V2, whole genome shotgun sequence genomic region harbors:
- the LOC112167231 gene encoding putative F-box/LRR-repeat protein 23, whose amino-acid sequence MAESGRCRKRNWTELPDELTAAILSRLGVVEILESAQKVCMKWRKISKDPLFWRKIDMRNDGDLDDWDYVSMFRHVVDRSSGNVVDINIEHFGTDKLLTFITESASTIRRIRLFSCDEVSDKGLSRMASELQLLEELDISLCAGISHEAVKMVGRSCPLLKSFKFNKEWCRFSDDESDSDSDEYGSDFDDSDDDYAHAPFAHAPVFHAPVGHARVRKDDNADALAIAGTMQDLHHLQLYGNKLTNDGLRKILDCCPHLESLDLRLCFNLNMGIDLETRCAERIKRLWLPHDSIEGKEFTARSDGYCFKWIELPDNVTMSILSRLGTIDILESAQKVCMKWRKICKELKWNTIDMRNDSAPDITFDLDKMCRHVVDLSCGNLVNVNVEDFISDELLEYITDSSSGIRRLRLVCSYYISDEGLIEVASKLPLLEDLDISLCGNLSHKPVKVLGHSCPLLKSFKLNKQWHKYSDNFFEEIIDDEGPWSKDDDALAIAGTMHGLYHLQLFGNQLTNDGLRAILDGCPHLESLDLRYCFNLNLEGDLGRRCTEQIKRLLLPKDSIAGYGFLPSTDWQPPRSPKYIIDKLFSWL is encoded by the exons ATGGCCGAATCCGGCCGATGCCGAAAGCGAAACTGGACGGAACTCCCCGACGAGTTAACGGCGGCGATTCTTTCACGGCTGGGAGTGGTGGAGATCCTAGAGAGCGCACAGAAAGTTTGCATGAAGTGGCGTAAAATCTCCAAGGACCCTCTCTTCTGGCGCAAAATCGACATGCGCAACGATGGTGATCTTGATGACTGGGACTATGTGTCCATGTTCCGCCACGTCGTTGATCGGAGCTCCGGTAATGTCGTCGATATCAATATTGAGCACTTCGGCACCGACAAACTACTCACCTTTATCACCGAAAG TGCGAGTACAATCAGGCGCATCCGACTATTTTCTTGCGATGAGGTATCAGATAAGGGATTGAGTAGAATGGCTTCGGAACTGCAGTTGTTGGAGGAACTTGACATTTCATTGTGCGCTGGTATCTCACATGAAGCTGTAAAAATGGTTGGGCGCTCTTGCCCTCTTTTGAAGTCATTCAAATTCAACAAGGAGTGGTGCAGATTCTCTGATGATGAGTCTGACTCTGACTCTGATGAGTATGGGTCTGACTTTGATGATAGTGATGACGATTATGCACATGCTCCTTTTGCTCATGCTCCTGTTTTTCATGCTCCTGTTGGTCATGCTCGTGTTAGAAAAGATGACAATGCAGATGCACTTGCTATAGCAGGAACGATGCAAGATTTACACCACCTCCAGCTTTATGGGAATAAGCTTACAAATGATGGCTTGAGaaaaattcttgattgttgtcCTCATCTTGAGTCACTTGATCTGCGCCTTTGCTTCAATCTCAATATGGGGATAGATTTAGAAACAAGATGTGCTGAACGGATTAAAAGGTTGTGGCTTCCCCATGATTCCATAGAGGGAAAAGAATTTACCGCTAGATCAGATGGGTACTGCTTCAAATGGATTGAACTCCCGGACAATGTTACTATGTCGATACTGTCACGGCTTGGAACAATTGATATCCTGGAGAGTGCTCAGAAGGTATGCATGAAGTGGCGCAAAATCTGCAAGGAACTGAAGTGGAACACCATAGACATGCGCAATGATAGTGCTCCCGACATTACCTTCGACCTAGATAAGATGTGCCGCCATGTTGTTGATCTTAGTTGTGGTAATTTGGTCAATGTGAATGTTGAGGACTTTATCTCGGATGAGCTCCTAGAGTATATCACTGATAG TTCGAGTGGAATCAGACGCCTGCGACTTGTGTGTTCTTATTACATATCAGATGAGGGATTGATTGAAGTTGCATCAAAACTTCCGCTGTTAGAGGACCTTGACATCTCATTATGCGGAAATTTGTCTCATAAGCCTGTGAAAGTGCTTGGGCACTCTTGCCCTCTTTTGAAATCATTCAAATTGAATAAACAATGGCACAAATATTCAGACAACTTCTTTGAAGAGATTATTGACGATGAAGGTCCTTGGAGTAAAGATGACGATGCACTTGCTATTGCAGGAACGATGCATGGTTTATACCACCTGCAGCTTTTCGGGAATCAGCTGACCAATGATGGCTTAAGGGCAATTCTTGATGGTTGTCCTCATCTTGAGTCACTAGATCTTCGCTATTGTTTCAACCTTAATCTGGAGGGAGATTTGGGAAGAAGATGCACTGAACAAATTAAAAGATTGTTGCTTCCCAAAGATTCAATTGCTGGATATGGATTTCTGCCTTCTACCGATTGGCAGCCTCCCAGATCACCTAAATATATTATTGATAAGCTTTTCTCCTGGTTATGA
- the LOC112201478 gene encoding uncharacterized protein LOC112201478 isoform X3 translates to MISLPTYLFMPAAEITDSDPQNDAVLDDATPLRSITSVSRSLVLPWASDCEDQVKEGIVRFSTDGGSGKKKKRRRFWLKKKGVVNNVTKNLGDDSILKALREYEVNIGTSLLFYLQKALGCQTTTKFQLDYFSDSSSLKDHKPSFDDVQRSQDVLLRRNIWMLS, encoded by the exons ATGATCTCCTTACCAACAT ACCTCTTCATGCCCGCCGCCGAGATCACGGACTCTGATCCGCAAAACGACGCTGTCTTAGACGATGCGACTCCGCTGCGCTCCATCACTTCTGTTTCTCGGTCTCTGGTGCTGCCGTGGGCGAGCGACTGTGAGGATCAGGTCAAGGAGGGGATCGTTAGGTTTTCGACCGATGGTGGGAGtggcaagaagaagaaaaggagaaggttttggttgaagaagaagggagTAGTTAATAATGTTACTAAGAACTTGGGTGATGATTCCATCTTAAAGGCCTTGAG GGAATATGAAGTTAACATTGGGACAAGTTTGTTATTTTATCTCCAAAAAGCTTTAGGTtgtcaaacaacaacaaaattccAATTGGATTACTTCAGCGATTCTAGTTCACTCAAAGACCACAAACCAAGCTTCGACGATGTTCAG
- the LOC112201478 gene encoding uncharacterized protein LOC112201478 isoform X4, whose amino-acid sequence MISLPTYLFMPAAEITDSDPQNDAVLDDATPLRSITSVSRSLVLPWASDCEDQVKEGIVRFSTDGGSGKKKKRRRFWLKKKGVVNNVTKNLGDDSILKALREYEVNIGTSLLFYLQKALGCQTTTKFQLDYFSDSSSLKDHKPSFDDVQ is encoded by the exons ATGATCTCCTTACCAACAT ACCTCTTCATGCCCGCCGCCGAGATCACGGACTCTGATCCGCAAAACGACGCTGTCTTAGACGATGCGACTCCGCTGCGCTCCATCACTTCTGTTTCTCGGTCTCTGGTGCTGCCGTGGGCGAGCGACTGTGAGGATCAGGTCAAGGAGGGGATCGTTAGGTTTTCGACCGATGGTGGGAGtggcaagaagaagaaaaggagaaggttttggttgaagaagaagggagTAGTTAATAATGTTACTAAGAACTTGGGTGATGATTCCATCTTAAAGGCCTTGAG GGAATATGAAGTTAACATTGGGACAAGTTTGTTATTTTATCTCCAAAAAGCTTTAGGTtgtcaaacaacaacaaaattccAATTGGATTACTTCAGCGATTCTAGTTCACTCAAAGACCACAAACCAAGCTTCGACGATGTTCAG